One segment of Pseudomonas asgharzadehiana DNA contains the following:
- a CDS encoding AMP-binding protein yields the protein MDQPHPSYSSGSQDKPLLAMTIGQAFDHTVAQYPDGEALVVRHQQRRYTWRQLAETVELHARAFLALGMRAGDRLGIWAPNCAEWCISQVASAKLGVILVNINPAYRSSELDYVLKQSGCQWLVCAGSFKTSDYHAMLQELKPDLRGLISLDPNPPSGFLPWSQLTALGAGVPPEQVHRRQASLHVDQPVNIQYTSGTTGFPKGATLSHHNLLNNGYMVGESLGLTARDRLVIPVPLYHCFAMVMGNLGCITHGTTMIYPNDGFDPLLTLTAIAAERATGLYGVPTMFIALLDHPRRGEFELSSLRTGIMAGATCPIEVMRRVINELHMGEVQIAYGMTETSPVSLQTAATDDLERRVTTVGRTQPHLEHKIIDGDGNTVARGEIGELCTRGYSVMLSYWNNPEGTRDAIDEAGWMHTGDLATMDEQGYVCIAGRNKDMIIRGGENVYPRELEEFFFTHPAVADVQVIGIPDERYGEEIVAWVKCHSGHMVNELELQNWCKGRIAHFKTPRYFKFVEAFPMTVTGKIQKFRMREITLKELGRA from the coding sequence ATGGATCAACCGCACCCGAGCTACAGCAGTGGCTCTCAGGATAAGCCCTTACTGGCCATGACCATTGGCCAGGCCTTCGATCACACGGTGGCGCAATACCCCGACGGCGAAGCCCTTGTGGTGCGTCATCAGCAGCGCCGCTATACCTGGCGGCAACTGGCCGAAACGGTTGAACTGCACGCCCGTGCATTCCTGGCGTTGGGCATGCGGGCCGGCGACCGCCTGGGGATCTGGGCGCCCAATTGTGCCGAGTGGTGCATCAGCCAGGTCGCCAGCGCCAAGCTCGGGGTGATCCTGGTGAATATCAACCCGGCCTACCGCAGCAGTGAGCTGGACTACGTGCTCAAGCAATCCGGTTGCCAATGGCTGGTATGTGCCGGGTCGTTCAAAACCTCCGATTACCACGCGATGCTTCAAGAGCTGAAGCCCGATCTGCGCGGCCTCATCAGCCTTGACCCCAACCCACCTTCGGGGTTCTTGCCCTGGTCGCAACTGACGGCCCTCGGCGCGGGTGTGCCGCCCGAGCAAGTGCACCGCCGCCAGGCCAGCCTGCATGTCGACCAGCCCGTGAATATCCAGTACACCTCCGGCACCACCGGCTTCCCCAAGGGTGCCACCCTCAGTCACCACAACCTCCTCAACAACGGCTACATGGTCGGCGAAAGCCTGGGCCTGACTGCGCGGGATCGCCTGGTGATCCCGGTGCCGCTGTATCACTGTTTCGCGATGGTGATGGGCAACCTGGGTTGCATCACCCACGGCACCACCATGATCTACCCCAATGACGGCTTCGACCCGCTGCTGACCCTCACCGCCATCGCCGCGGAGCGCGCTACCGGCCTGTACGGCGTGCCTACCATGTTTATCGCCTTGCTCGACCACCCACGGCGGGGCGAGTTTGAATTGTCCAGCCTGCGCACCGGCATCATGGCCGGCGCCACATGCCCCATCGAAGTGATGCGCCGGGTCATCAATGAGTTGCACATGGGCGAAGTACAAATCGCCTACGGCATGACCGAAACCAGCCCGGTGTCGTTGCAGACCGCTGCCACGGACGACTTGGAACGCCGCGTCACCACGGTCGGCCGCACCCAGCCGCACTTGGAACACAAGATTATCGACGGCGATGGCAACACGGTCGCGCGCGGTGAGATTGGCGAGTTGTGCACCCGAGGCTACAGCGTGATGCTCAGCTACTGGAACAACCCCGAAGGCACCCGCGACGCGATTGACGAGGCCGGCTGGATGCACACCGGCGACCTGGCGACCATGGACGAGCAGGGTTACGTGTGCATCGCGGGGCGTAACAAGGACATGATCATCCGTGGCGGCGAGAACGTGTATCCGCGGGAATTGGAGGAGTTTTTCTTCACCCATCCGGCGGTGGCGGACGTGCAGGTCATCGGTATTCCCGATGAGCGTTACGGCGAAGAGATCGTCGCCTGGGTCAAATGTCATTCAGGCCATATGGTCAACGAGCTTGAGCTTCAGAACTGGTGCAAGGGCCGCATCGCGCACTTCAAGACGCCGAGGTATTTCAAGTTCGTGGAGGCGTTTCCCATGACGGTGACAGGCAAGATCCAGAAGTTTCGGATGCGTGAGATCACCCTGAAGGAACTCGGCCGCGCTTGA
- a CDS encoding isovaleryl-CoA dehydrogenase gives MSYPSLNFALGETIDMLRDQVQSFVAKEIAPRAAQIDIDNLFPADLWRKFGDMGLLGITVAEEYGGAGLGYLAHVVAMEEISRGSASVALSYGAHSNLCVNQINRNGNHEQKLNYLPKLISGEHVGALAMSEPNAGSDVVSMKLRADKRGDHYVLNGSKTWITNGPDANTYVIYAKTDLDKGPHGITAFIVERDWKGFSRSNKFDKLGMRGSNTCELFFDDVEVPQENILGVLNGGVKVLMSGLDYERVVLSGGPTGIMQACMDLIVPYIHDRKQFGQSIGEFQLIQGKVADMYTQLNASRAYLYAVAQACERGETTRKDAAGVILYSAERATQMALDAIQILGGNGYINEFPAGRLLRDAKLYEIGAGTSEIRRMLIGRELFNETR, from the coding sequence ATGAGTTACCCGTCCCTGAACTTCGCCCTTGGCGAAACCATCGACATGCTGCGCGACCAGGTGCAGTCCTTTGTGGCCAAGGAAATCGCTCCCCGCGCGGCACAGATCGACATCGATAACCTGTTCCCCGCCGACCTGTGGCGCAAGTTCGGAGACATGGGCCTGTTGGGGATCACCGTGGCGGAAGAATATGGTGGCGCCGGGCTGGGCTACCTGGCCCACGTGGTCGCCATGGAAGAAATCAGCCGTGGCTCGGCTTCGGTGGCACTGTCCTACGGCGCGCACTCGAACTTGTGCGTGAACCAGATCAACCGCAACGGCAACCACGAACAGAAACTCAACTACCTGCCCAAACTGATCAGCGGCGAACACGTCGGCGCCCTGGCCATGAGCGAGCCGAATGCCGGCTCCGATGTGGTCTCGATGAAGCTGCGCGCCGACAAACGTGGCGACCATTACGTGCTCAATGGCAGCAAGACCTGGATCACCAACGGTCCCGACGCCAACACCTATGTGATCTACGCCAAGACCGACCTGGACAAGGGCCCGCATGGCATCACCGCGTTTATCGTCGAGCGCGACTGGAAAGGCTTCAGCCGCAGCAACAAATTCGACAAGCTGGGCATGCGCGGCTCCAATACCTGTGAGCTGTTTTTCGACGACGTCGAAGTGCCGCAGGAGAACATCCTCGGCGTACTCAACGGTGGCGTTAAAGTGCTGATGAGCGGCCTCGACTACGAACGCGTGGTGCTCTCCGGCGGCCCCACCGGGATCATGCAGGCCTGCATGGACCTGATCGTGCCCTATATCCATGACCGCAAGCAGTTCGGCCAGAGCATCGGCGAGTTCCAGCTGATCCAGGGCAAGGTCGCCGACATGTACACCCAACTCAACGCCAGCCGTGCCTACCTCTACGCGGTTGCGCAGGCCTGCGAGCGCGGCGAAACCACACGCAAGGACGCCGCCGGGGTGATCCTGTACAGCGCCGAACGCGCCACGCAAATGGCCCTGGATGCCATCCAGATTCTGGGCGGGAATGGCTATATCAATGAGTTCCCCGCCGGGCGCTTGCTGCGTGACGCCAAGCTGTACGAAATCGGCGCCGGCACCAGTGAGATTCGGCGGATGCTGATCGGGCGCGAACTGTTCAACGAAACCCGCTGA